The nucleotide sequence CTAGGTCTTTTATCTCCATAACCctaaaaaccaaaacataaaaggTAAAGGATTTAAGTATTATTGGAATTAATGagttaaatattcttttctagtGTGCGGATTATCTGTCTGTTTTTCAAAGAATGTGTACTTTTCAAGAAATACCAAACCCCATCATAAGGATTCCTTGATCCATTCTCAGAGAAATATTATAATGAAgtataatattttatgaagtcCTTTGTCATTATTAATACCAATTTGACCAATTTTTGTGTCTCAAGCAGTCACACTGGAGGAAATATAAGAGTTGAAGGGAGACAGCTCTAAAAACTTTCCAATAAGGAGAAAGCTTCCTCCATGTAGTACTAACCCTCTTGATTCCATTTATGGTGTCAAGATCCCAGATACCAATGTCAGGCACTCCTCCTCCAAGTGGGTCACTAAggaaatggtttttgtttttgtttttgtttttttttaaagttcacaggcttttttttttttacatttattatgccATGAATTCATAGGGAATAGGTTCCAGCCGCTCAGGctcctttccatttgttctcaCAAAATGTGCTTCTCTGGGTGGAGAGGCTGGCGTTTCAGCTGAACCCAGGTAcctttctctttggcttccttctttttctgatcattttccttCACACGTTTCAGGAAGCTGTCTCGACTCTTAGAGTGCTTAATATGCTCAATACGCACATTAATCCTCTTGGCAAGAATCTTGCCCTTAACTTGCTTATTCACAACAATGCCAACAGCATGCTGGGTAACATTGTAGACTCTCCCAGTTTTGCCATGATAACATTTATGGGGCATTCCTTTTTGAACAGTACCCATTCCCTTAATGTCTACAATATCACCTTTCTTATAAATTCGCATATATGTGGCCAAAGGAACAACTCCATGTTTTCTAAAAGGCCTAGAGAACATATATCGggttcctctcttctttccctttgtgTTCATCATTTTGGCGAATTACTGGAAGATGGCGGTTCTGAccgaaaggaaaggggaaatgggTTTTGAATTGAAAGAGGCTTCAAATAACTTTCATTTCTAATTGGTCCCTGCATTTACTTCCATTATTAAATGAAAGCTGTTTTTATTACCTGTTATACAGCTCAACacaaaatatattctcatttatAATGATAACCCTGGTTTATCATTATTATCACTATCAGAGTGCACATGTACATTTTAGGTTCTGTTTTAATCTGGTTCCATTTTAATTGcaatttaaagttattatttcaaaaatattatgaatcaacaaaaatttatattgatATATGTGGATTGATTTTACCATCAAGAAAAACACtaacttagggctggggagatggctcagttggtagagtgcttgcctcgcaagcacaaggccctgagttcgatccccagcaccgcaaaaaaaagaaaaaaaaaaaaaaaaaaagaaaaagaaaaacactaactcacctgcattttaaatgttgattCAATGAATGAAGACAAATTAAATATATCCATGGGTTACATTGAGTCTGAAGCCCTTGATTTTTGTCTTTGCTGTGGATATTCCAAATTGTCATGTACAATGCAAGTATTTGCATGCAAAATCTTTCCTTTCTTGAATATCATTTTTCCAACCAAAAAAATGATGTCTTAAAATGTAATGCAAAAAATTCatatcttcatttaaaatttttttccaacacCATCTATGACCTAATACTCCATTTGTTTACTGTTTTCCCagactattattttaataagatttagtTGCATAGGAATGCTGACACTAAGTTATTAAGAGGATCCCCCTATGGTCTTACtacatggttttgtttttaaaactgctAAGCTGATGAAGCTGGAGCCCCATAAACACAACAGATCTACTGAGACAGTCTAGCATCCAGCTGATGCTAAGAATGTTCAATACTTGCTATTATTCTAACCAAGAAAATCATTCTTAAAGTCAGCATTTGTTGACCCAATGACCTAAATGGTAACAGAAACATAAAACTCTTAAAATGTCAGTCTTTGCTTATTGAAAGACTAGCCATCAAAAATTTCTCAACACCTTTTAAATAATGGTGAATGATTACTGTTgttggaaggaaaaatatattctGTAAGTAAAAAATGTATCACTAATCCTACTTCTTTTAATTTCCCagtcatggaaatagagaaaaacaactGTCAGTTAAACTAATATTGTCAGAAAGTGGAGATTGGAAGAAAGTCAAAATCCAATTCTCCCAGATATTTCTTCAGTTTCAGACATCTGGGAATTTCTATATTGCACTTCTTGATTTAGTGATAAGTCTCTAGGAGTTGGGTGGGAATCTCAGGATCTATTTGTAAATATCTATATCCAGAACCTACTGGATTTCCTGAGTATAAACCTCCAAAGAAGAGGGTAGGTTTCTAAATTGTTAAAATCTTCCCCACGTCACTTTGAGATACTATTCTAGTAGAGAACTAGAGGAGCAGACAATCATATCTTCGTCTCATCTCTCATTTACAGGGATGAATCCCTTTATAATTTGGACAGTTgccaaacaaacacaaaaccgAGAGACAGGCATTTACCAAAAATTCTATGTAAGTTTCCTAGGTAGTGAGAGAATATGGACCAGTAAATTCAAAATGCAGCTTGGTTTCATATGCAACCCTCCTAAAACTGCTCTTTAGACATGTTTGCAACTCTGCATCTTCCTTTCCGAAATTAAGCATTGTTATTCCCCAAATTGACTAGCACCTCATCCATATATAGAAACTGGGAAaagatttacaaaaaataaactcATCCTACTATTTTTCCTTAATTATCTAATTTCCACATTGGCTTGAATATGGTTTACATTCTTCACTTTTCCATTGCTCCTGCTCAAGCCTTACCACAGTGGAATAATTAACTCTTATGTACCTTTTCCCACAGCAATGAGATCACCATTTATTGTGAAATACTTTTATTTGAGTTTTAAGATACAACCTATTTCCGGGGCAAAATTTGCTTCCCTGTTTTGTTTTACACTACTTAGAAAAAAGCATGGGTGCAAAACATAATTtggaaacagaaaatgttttacctttaaaaattcagtgttttcacaaatatttgcAATTGGTGCATACAAGAAAGCTGTGCCTTCTAAAACTTCTCTTATAGTATCGGTACTTAGAGTGAAGTCTTCCACAGCTCATTGTTTTCAACACATTTTCCTGCAGTGAGTACTTAGTTTCTAAATATGGAAATGGACACTACATATCTCactattaaaacaaatttcaaacaatctagaaataaaatcagaagatgTGTACCTTGTTTTGTAATTCCATATTGGCATTGTGTGAAAGCAGGTTTTCAGCCATTGCTGTGATCTGACAAAAGACGGCACAGTGGAGAGGAGAGTATCCATCAATGTCCTGAACATTTGGATTGGCACCATTATTTAGAAGAATTTCTACACATTCATCATGCTGGTGTTCTACTGCCTGTTGGCATTATAACAAGTAATGTACCATAAATTCAAGATATGCAAGCCAAACATTTCACAAGTTTCACAAAttagttatatttaaattatattaaacactttttattcAAGCTTTTCAAGCCCACCTCCTGCAGAAACCCTAGGCTACTAATGTATGTACCTTAATCagcagtgttttgtagttcttatCAGAAATTTCAATGTTGCATTGCTTCTTTATTAACAGGGCCACCACTTCTGAATGTTCATAGGCCCTGGCATAATGGAGTGGGGTCCTAGGAAAGTAAGAAGATTCATTAGGACATCATTGAGCacttttccccacctaaagaATCCAATAGGTGAGCCAACCTAGTCTGCCACAGCATCCCAACAAGGCAGCTCTGAGGTCTGCTATCTTTCAAGGGCAGAATGGTCATTCACAAATAATACTGCTGAACACAAGTGAGCTTGTCTCTAGAGCTCAGAGGACAGTGACACTGTATGTGCTCAACCTTAGCTCTCAAAGTGACTCCAGCCCTCTGGAAAGGAGAAATTTCTCCTGTAAATACTATGAATATCTCTGAGATATAACACATCATGATCGACTGGAAATCAGTGACATTCAGGGAGGTCTTGAAAAGCTCAACTATTTTTTCAAGAGAACCTCAGGATTTACAGTGAGCCTAAAAGAGGTCCCTGTACAACTCTTCAGTGATTCTCCTCTACTCGTGATCTTCCAGGCTGCCAGTCCAGCAGCATGGTACAGCGCATGATGAAGAAACCCCCATACCTGCTATGCAGAATGACCAGTATTGGTGCAGCCAGTATGGCCAACATTTCCTGGAAGGCCTGCCACCTGCATTCCAGTCAGCACTGGGCTCCTCCACCCAGGAGTAGGCAGAGGTTTGGGAGGTAAGGTTGTACTGGAAGTAGAACTGGAGGTGAAAGACTGCAGGCCCATTAGACCATTCCTTTGCAGGCGAGTTCCCTTTGCTATGCAAAGTCAAGCAGTGCTTGCATCTACCACCCAGGTAGAGCTGAATGAATCCAAAAGCCTCCTGGTGCCAATCCAAGAATTCCTCAGTGAAGTGCAAAAAGTCCTTCCTGGGGTTGTGAACAAACACTGCCAGGCATCTACCTACCAAAGTCAGCAGCATTAGGCTGCCTTGCCACACCCCACAATCATGGGTGGCCTTTGCCAGGGGTCTGTTCTTTACCATGCAGTACCCGGGCCTTCTGGTCCTACTGAGTTGGGCTAATGTTGAGAGGCATTTTAGAGTTGCAGTTAGCAATGCTCCATCCAGGTGGAACTAGGTGTGGAATGACAGGTATACCATTTCTGCACCTATGTTGGCCTCAAGGTCCAGGAGACAGGCTGTGTCACCACTGCAGTCCATTTTGCCCTAGTAATGGCCCCCACTCAGGTAGGGGCTTCCTCTCCAGGGTGTAATCCTGACCTCCCTGAGGTCAAAGGACACTGAGAGGAGGCCCCAGGAGAGGGTTCAGTGCCTGGCTTTGGATAGGGCAGCCACCACACTGCCCTTTGCACAACAGAAACCCATGACTGCATTGAAAAATCTCAATGTGTTTGCTGC is from Sciurus carolinensis chromosome 13, mSciCar1.2, whole genome shotgun sequence and encodes:
- the LOC124963428 gene encoding 60S ribosomal protein L21-like, with protein sequence MMNTKGKKRGTRYMFSRPFRKHGVVPLATYMRIYKKGDIVDIKGMGTVQKGMPHKCYHGKTGRVYNVTQHAVGIVVNKQVKGKILAKRINVRIEHIKHSKSRDSFLKRVKENDQKKKEAKEKGTWVQLKRQPLHPEKHIL